The Macadamia integrifolia cultivar HAES 741 chromosome 4, SCU_Mint_v3, whole genome shotgun sequence genome contains the following window.
ACTTGCATCTTTTATTAGCGTCTGGTGATGACTTGGGATGTTACTACATTAAATGGAACATCCTGTCCACAAACTCCAGATTTTTTGCTTGTTCACTACTGGGATTGAGTGGTCTTAATTCCCAGTTGTTATGAGATGTATTGATttaaaaagtgaagaaaattatgcttcatttgttttcttttggatgTGAGGGGTTTAATTCTCTTTGTTGTGGTATGTACTAGTTAAAAGAAGGGAACTGTATATTCTTTTAAATATTACGTTTTAAGCCAAGTAAACTGTAGCTTTATAAataaggccaaaaaaaaaaaaagacaagttAATGGGTCTGCACCTACAATCGGCGCTACACCTGTCTAATTGTTCATTTATGTACTGCAGTATGGAGAGAATTCCTGTGGGGAGCTATTGCTGGCGCTTTTGGGGAGGGTATGATGCACCCAGTTGACACTATAAAGACACGGATTCAAAGTCAAGCTGTGATTAGTGGATTCCAGGTATGCCCAACAATTGAGTGGAATATGCAGTACCTTTGTTTAACCTGCTTTTAGGATCCTGGAGGGGAGTTTCAGGAATACACTGCTACTTAATATTTTAGAGGTCTAATATTATCATTTTCCAGAGCCAAAAGAGCATATTGCAGATGGTTCGGAGTGTCTGTGTTGCTGATGGATTGAGTGGTAATTCATCTTCTACCTATTTTATCTAATGAACGCCTGGTTTTTGTGAAACATGGTTGTAGATGCATTAAATTACTTGAAAATCTTACTACATTGGTAGCTACGGTTCAATTGTTCAAAGAGACTTTGAATGCCAATgatctctctgtctctgtctcccTCTGCTTATAAACTAGACATGTTTTAAGTTCAGATGAAGAATAAATTACATTTCTGAACAGGACTTTTCGATTTTTATTCTATAATGTATGAAAATTTGTATATGAGTGACGCACAACTGATGTAGGCATCAGCATCAATACTTAAATTTGGAAGCTCATCTGCTGAATCTGATGACTTTCGTAGGCCAGATCACCTGGCCCCTGTTGTGAAATAGACTGGATATATACAATATCATACCTTAACTTTCGTTCTTTCTTTGGCTGAATGTGCTATTGTACTGTTGAAATTCTGatataagcttttttttttccaaaaccaATGTTTTTATCAtcttatacaatttttttttcctgaaccAAATGGTTTTGTAGGATTTTATAGAGGAATTGCTCCTGGGGTAATTGGATCTCTTGCAACTGGAGCAACATACTTTGGTTTCATTGAATCGACTAAGAAGTGGGTTGAGGACTTGCATCCTAACCTTGGGGGCCACTGGGCACATTTTATTGCTGGAGGAGTTGGTAAGCTGTTTGTAGGTCCTCAGACTTTCATATTGTGTTATTAATCTCTCTTGGATGCAttagttattgttctttttctctGTAAGATTCATCTCCACTTGCTATGATTAAATTATGGAGCAATGGCCATGTAGCGGTTGAAGACACTACATAATGATGACATGCCTAATGTTTATAATTTTTCTAAAACCATGGTTCATACTTAAGTAATACCATTTTGCTCTTTTGCCCATTTGGCTGCTGTGTGCTTCCATGTATTTTGTGGAGTTGGCCAATGATTGATATCAGAAACTCTTTTTCTCACTTGCAGTGTGTGCACACAGTCCAACACCCACAGCCACTTTCCCACTCAATGTATTCATGCAAATACTTACATGTTTACACATAttatatgttatatatatatatatatatacacactcaACTCCACTAAGCCTTATgacaactaaatggggttggctacacaaATCCTGTTTTCCCATTCCACTTTATTTAAAGTCATTCTCCTCGATGCTGGATCATATGAGCTGCTTCTAATCACTTGGGAGGTGGGCACTACCATGTGAGCTGCTTCCAATTGCTTGAGCGGTTATGTGGGAAATCTTAACCTCTCAGCCCATTGGCGGAGGTTAGCAttatcctcttctttccatGGGCAAGAATTCACCAAAGTGTCTCTTTCTTTACGAGTAGATCGGAAGTAAATATTAAATGCATGACCTACTGGTAGTTGACTTTTTGAGAAGTTTCTGAATttattcttctttccctttccatgtCCTAGGAGATACACTTGGATCGTTCATATATGTACCTTGTGAAGTAGTGAAGCTACGTATGCAGGTCCAAGGCTCCAAAAGCTCTTGGAGTTCTGCTATCATGAGAGACAACGCCTGTAAGAAACCTGCAGTCCAAATGTATGGTTACTATAATGGGATGTTTCAAGCTGGCTGTTCAATTTGGAAGGAACAGGGTTTGAAGGGACTGTATGCAGGGTATATTTTGGAGTTAGCTCCTCACTCTGATTTCATAGGATGTGCTCTTTTTGTAACTATTAAGTTTTTCTATTATTTGGAATCAGATAATGTGTGGAACATGCTTCTAGATGAAGGCTGGTTCAACTGATCTGGCCTATTCATGtgtactccccccccccccccccaaaaaaaaaaaaagaagccgtGGATGGATGCCATGTTGGGAAAATATACggaataaattccgaaaaaataaaaagtatcaTGAATATAATATATGCAATGAAATATTATTGAGTCGGAATTTCTTCAATTGTGTTTATATATGCTTTTCTGAAGGATAGGCTATACATCAAAATTTATGACTTAGTAATTGATTTTTTCTCTCATTACTTTTGACAGATACTGGTCTACGCTTGCTAGAGATGTGCCTTTTGCTGGTCTAATGGTACGCTGCTGAAATGGAATGCTTCAGTTTTGTTGTATTACTTTGATTCAATGAATTTGCATTTCCTTCTTAATGGTGCATTAaacatttctttctctttatttgaTTTAATAAAAGGTAAAAGGTTtctttaaagaagaaaaagcaaTTTCCATGAGTCAGCAGTAACCTGATATTCAGATCTAAGTATTTGTTTGAGACAATTAATTGTTGACTGCCCATGTGTGGAATAGCCTGCCAAGAGATGTCTATCTAGACTGACTGGTTCATAATATCAATCATAGATTGATAGATTGATTGTACAAGCTAATCTCCAGGGTTCTAGACTTGTCATTGTCATTTGATACTTTACTTGAGAGTCCTACTCCCCATTGCTATGGTTTCCTAAAATCCAAACTGTTTGAATGAGAATATCCACTTTGATTTCACCTTTATATTTATAACACACCACCAATGACAAATTGACCTGGATTATACCTAAGGTGATCTTACAGAACTTCAAAGTGTATTCCTTGACATTGAGTAGTAAATTGAAAGATCTAGTTCTAGATTGAGCCAGATTTTGATCATTTGTTCTGGTTCTAGATAGAGATGGATTTTGATCATTTGGTGTATTGTAGGAAAAGGTTTTCTATGCAGACAGTGTGGGATATATTCCCAAAAATCATTAGATAGATGGGGTGATTTCCTTGGATAAGCATGTGCTAAGTTTGGTGGCCCATCTCAATTGTATGACCCGCCATATATGGGGTTTTCCTCCTTATTTTTTCAAACTTTATTGTTCttcataaatatttaattttcttttcaaataatTATCAAAACATCATAATGACACACGGAGAGTTAAATTGGTACAAAATTAACCAATGATTAGAGAATTATGTGGGCAACATGTCCAGAAATTTTGGGCCCCACTGCATGTTGGTGTAGGAAACAC
Protein-coding sequences here:
- the LOC122075783 gene encoding mitochondrial substrate carrier family protein E, encoding MAVSAKSSSSNETQALTSPLTIKTHNHFFVWREFLWGAIAGAFGEGMMHPVDTIKTRIQSQAVISGFQSQKSILQMVRSVCVADGLSGFYRGIAPGVIGSLATGATYFGFIESTKKWVEDLHPNLGGHWAHFIAGGVGDTLGSFIYVPCEVVKLRMQVQGSKSSWSSAIMRDNACKKPAVQMYGYYNGMFQAGCSIWKEQGLKGLYAGYWSTLARDVPFAGLMVTFYEALKDFTDYGKERWLPNCGCYINRSLEGLILGGLAGGFSAYLTTPLDVIKTRLQVQGSTLRYNGWVDAIQRIWMEEGAKGMFRGSVPRIMWYIPASALTFMAVEFLRDQFNKDSDK